In one window of Gossypium hirsutum isolate 1008001.06 chromosome A01, Gossypium_hirsutum_v2.1, whole genome shotgun sequence DNA:
- the LOC107916604 gene encoding serine-rich adhesin for platelets isoform X5, whose protein sequence is MMISKHFFHVLSIVLFLSFSFPYAHFTEIDQDSTNLHPLPVSLGSSSFSSSGSFKHSSSSHASHSFKSSHSLKSSENHGDASGHGSSSISHSSSASGSSSHSSSSSHSGSFKSSGSFKGFSSPIDSNNSKDSGLGHGDSSSSTTSSSLSGSSHSKSSNSLSHSSSSSHSGSWKGSSSFGDSNNSKDSSLGHGDSRSSATSSSLSGSSHSKSSSSLSHSSSSSHSGSWKGSSSFEDSNKPKDSSSAMTSHSSLGSGDNFSNSKGSDSSKTKSGNSSSLSGSINSMGSNSSKTFNSALGSTTSNSSKSSRSNNSKDSSSATASGSSSSLGSSKSKASGLSAHSSFEKHGGATGHGSSSLSHSVSASGSSSYSSSYSHSSSSSHSSSFKHSNSGSSRSSTNSGSNNSKDSSSDAASHSSLGQGASNKVSSSSSHSNSLNHDGSTSHGSSSLSHSSSTSGSSSKSSLSPHSGSSATNSSTNLGSDNSKDTDSTTTSQSSLNHKASSSSASSSSLSGTSNYKASGLSKNSSSSSHSGSSAANSSKNSGSNHSKDSYSTTASQSSLNHGASSSSISSDSLSGSNSSKAFGSSSDSSSFKHSGSGASNSSTNIGSNNSNDSAPTVASQSTLNHGASNSSSSSGSLSGSSNYKASGSSSNSISSSHSGSFNHFGPIAGNSSTNLGSNSSKGSNSTTASQSSLNYKASNSSTSSGSLSGSRNYKASGSSSNSSSSSHSGSFKHSGSTTANLSTNSGLNNSKDSSPTTASKSSLEHEASGSSTSSGSLSGSSDSKASGLSSHSSSINHGGATGHNSFSLSHSSSASHSGSFEHSGYFKGSGSSVDSSNSKDFGSGATHSSSSSGASGSSTSSSSLSGLNNSKNSKTSNSSLSHDASGSSTSLGSNNSKDSKSSSKSGASSSSTDSNSLSGFNNSKGSGSFQTSNSSSNLSASGSSTGSNSLSNSNNSKGSNNSKSSETSGSSSDLDASSSSKGFGSDNSQSSDSSQTSQSGSADSTTGSGSLSSSNNSKSSDSSNISNSSSSYDAHGSGSDSVSSLNNSKGFGSSKTSGSLSGTSSSVTHGSTTSTLPHSPSKGDGYSKASSSSLGSEGSKSSTSDFSVSGNSKASSAKNESASTGTNASATNGSTTFIPTSPSPGSDGPKSSTSNPSGASTTVTNGPTASTPSSSPSTGVNSFITNSHKGSGHTSSSNFAHSGSFTASGHSSASHSSGFKALGSSSGSEGSKTATSDSSVSGNSKASSTKNESASMGSNASATNGSTTFIPTNPSTAFGRSSASHGSSFKASGSSLGSEGSKSSTNDSSVSGNSKASSTKNESASMGTNASTTNGSTTFIPTSPSTGSDGSKSSTSNPSGTSTSITNGPTAFTPPSSPSTGVSYFKTNSHKGFGHTSSSNVAHSGLFTASGHSSASHSSSFKTPGSSTSTSSSMANGPTTSGHTPSPSESTISSANLGSSVGIGSSTSSHSTTSNESGFKTSGSSTNTDSSENNGHMNFSSTSSPSTGTSSYHTNNPITSHHTHLGLSAHTNSFFTSSDTSTSNDVGSKNSGSSLNTSSSTPFGSSSSLSTNIGSPESNSHMASNHSNSGYSKQTGSSTTSGHSSTSNSFGSKTSSSSTNIGSTSTDGHTTTGSTLSASSGSSSRKTNSHMTSSHTKSSSSTHTGSSNHAGSLTTSGSKTSGSSTNTGSATTDGNTTTGSILSHSSGSSSHKTNSHMSFGHTKSGSSTHTGSSKHTGSFTTSGSKTSSSSTSPGSTTTNGHATTGPAMIDAHKTTSSISSHSSGSSSHKTNSHDTSAPAKSCSCTCTPTDSSNHTGSATTDGHTTTGSISSHSSGSSSHKTNSHTTSAHTKSGSSTHTSSSKHTGSFTTSGSKISGSSTNTGAATIGGHTTTGSISSHSLGSTSHNSNSHTTSTHTKSGSSTHTGSSKHTGSFTTSGHSSTSSDFGSKTSSSSKSTSSSKNNGHVTSGSTSSPSTYYGSPMTSSTTSSGHTDSDSSTSNNFGSKTSGSFRGTNSYDAPGSTNLGISSSSDISMGSGSSKSSSLENQFSGTFSKVFAFGDSYTDTGNAQSLGILKDFASAFLSSFFQTIDSNLHFEGRSSNGRLVIDFLCDSLNISLLPPFEVASKNSSINEDCGVNFAVGGSTSLSGDFFTNHKITNNLLWQGTPLGFQTQIEWFNQFVTKKACNGETIEQCKEQMGNNLIWLGQMGADDFARVIGSSISLRWLTDITLGQISKILTTVLDSGARFIVVQGLPPLGCWPLAKLLTPHFAKDEMGCSAVINKAIMAHNDLLQKTLEEFRRNYPNATIAYADYFNAFKTVMGNLTEFGFSDGSDACCGVGGGLNFNLNNLCGMDGTNTCSNPNAYIHWDGLHLTEAMNKQIARLFLLEGFCQPSFVDLIKRHQSLLQPSLQ, encoded by the exons atgatgatttcaaagcatttttttcatgttttatctaTTGTTCTCttcttatcattttcatttccatatgCACATTTCACAGAGATTGATCAAGATTCAACCAACCTTCACCCCCTTCCAGTAAGCTTGGGTTCTAGTTCATTTTCAAGTTCTGGCTCTTTTAAGCATTCAAGTTCTTCCCATGCCTCCCACTCATTTAAGAGTTCGCACTCTTTAAAGAGCTCTGAAAATCATGGTGATGCTTCGGGTCATGGCTcttcctctatttcacattcaAGTTCAGCTTCTGGCTCATCTTCACATTCTAGTTCATCTTCACATTCTGGATCTTTTAAGAGTTCAGGTTCATTTAAAGGTTTTAGCTCTCCCATAGATTCTAATAATTCTAAAGACTCCGGTTTAGGTCATGGGGATTCTAGTTCCTCTACAACTTCTAGTTCTTTATCGGGTTCTAGCCATTCTAAATCTTCTAACTCATTGTCACATTCTAGTTCATCTTCACATTCTGGTTCTTGGAAGGGTTCTAGCTCATTCGGAGATTCTAACAATTCTAAGGATTCTAGTTTAGGTCATGGGGATTCTAGATCCTCTGCAACTTCTAGTTCTTTATCAGGTTCTAGCCATTCCAAATCTTCTAGCTCATTGTCACATTCTAGTTCATCTTCACATTCTGGTTCTTGGAAGGGTTCTAGCTCATTCGAAGATTCTAACAAGCCTAAGGATTCTAGTTCTGCTATGACTAGTCACTCTTCATTAGGTTCTGGAGATAATTTTAGCAATTCTAAGGGTTCTGACTCATCTAAAACTAAGTCTGGCAACTCTAGTTCTTTATCAGGTTCCATCAATTCAATGGGTTCTAACTCTTCTAAGACTTTTAACTCTGCATTAGGTTCTACTACATCTAACTCTTCCAAAAGCTCAAGATCTAACAATTCTAAAGATTCTAGTTCTGCTACTGCTTCTGGTTCTTCTTCAAGTTTAGGTTCTAGCAAGTCTAAGGCTTCTGGCTTATCAGCACATTCAAGTTTTGAAAAACATGGTGGTGCTACGGGTCATGGCTCTTCCTCTTTATCGCATTCAGTTTCAGCTTCAGGCTCATCTTCATATTCCAGTTCATATTCACATTCTAGTTCTTCTTCACATTCAAGTTCTTTTAAGCATTCAAATTCTGGTTCTTCTAGATCTTCTACAAACTCGGGTTCCAACAATTCTAAGGATTCTAGTTCTGATGCGGCTTCTCACTCTTCATTGGGTCAAGGGGCTTCTAATAAAGTTTCTAGTTCATCATCACATTCCAATTCTCTAAATCATGATGGTTCTACAAGTCATGGTTCTTCCTCTTTATCACATTCAAGTTCAACTTCTGGATCATCCTCAAAATCTAGTTTATCTCCACATTCCGGTTCTAGTGCTACTAACTCATCCACAAACTTGGGTTCTGACAATTCTAAGGATACTGATTCTACTACAACTTCTCAGTCTTCATTAAATCATAAGGCTTCTAGTTCCTCTGCAAGTTCTAGTTCTCTATCAGGTACTAGCAATTATAAGGCTTCAGGCTTATCCAAAAATTCCAGTTCATCTTCACATTCTGGTTCTAGTGCTGCTAACTCATCCAAAAACTCAGGTTCTAACCATTCTAAGGATTCTTATTCTACAACAGCTTCTCAGTCTTCATTAAATCATGGGGCTTCTAGTTCCTCCATAAGTTCTGATTCTTTATCAGGTTCTAATAGTTCTAAGGCTTTTGGCTCATCTTCAGACTCCAGTTCTTTTAAGCATTCTGGTTCTGGTGCTTCTAACTCTTCCACAAACATAGGTTCCAACAATTCTAATGATTCTGCTCCTACTGTGGCTTCTCAGTCTACATTAAATCATGGGGCTTCTAATTCCTCTTCAAGTTCTGGTTCTTTATCAGGTTCTAGCAATTATAAGGCTTCCGGGTCATCCTCAAATTCTATTTCATCTTCACATTCTGGTTCTTTTAATCACTTTGGTCCTATTGCTGGTAACTCCTCCACAAACTTAGGTTCTAACAGTTCTAAGGGTTCTAATTCTACTACGGCTTCTCAGtcttcattaaactataaggctTCTAATTCCTCTACAAGTTCTGGTTCTTTATCAGGTTCTAGAAATTATAAGGCTTCGGGCTCATCCTCAAATTCTAGTTCATCTTCACATTCTGGTTCTTTTAAGCATTCTGGTTCTACTACTGCTAACTTATCCACAAATTCTGGTTTGAACAATTCTAAGGATTCTAGTCCTACTACGGCTTCTAAGTCTTCTTTAGAACATGAGGCTTCTGGTTCCTCTACAAGTTCTGGTTCTTTGTCAGGTTCTAGTGATTCTAAGGCTTCTGGCTTGTCATCACATTCCAGTTCTATAAATCATGGTGGTGCTACAGGTCACAACTCCTTCTCTTTGTCACATTCAAGTTCAGCTTCACATTCTGGTTCCTTTGAGCATTCGGGTTATTTTAAGGGGTCTGGCTCTTCTGTGGATTCTAGCAATTCTAAGGATTTTGGTTCTGGTGCAACTCACTCTTCATCAAGTTCTGGGGCTTCTGGTTCTTCTACAAGTTCCAGTTCTTTATCAG GtttgaataattcaaaaaattctaAGACTTCAAACTCTTCTTTAAGTCATGATGCTTCAG GCTCTTCCACAAGTTTAGGTTCTAACAATTCCAAGGATTCAAAATCTTCATCAAAATCCGGTGCTTCTAGCTCTTCTACAGACTCCAATTCTTTATCAGGTTTTAACAATTCTAAGGGGTCTGGATCTTTTCAAACTTCAAACTCTTCATCAAATCTTAGTGCATCGGGTTCCTCCACAGGGTCGAATTCTTTATCAAATTCTAACAATTCTAAAG GTTCTAACAATTCTAAGAGTTCCGAAACTTCTGGCTCTTCATCCGACCTTGATGCTTCTAGCTCTTCCAAAGGATTTGGTTCTGATAATTCTCAAAGTTCTGATTCTTCTCAAACTTCACAATCTGGTTCTGCCGACTCTACCACAG GATCAGGGTCAttatcaagttcaaacaattctaAGAGTTCTGACTCttctaacatttcaaattcatcatctaGTTATGATGCTCATGGTTCTGGGTCTGATTCTGTATCAAGTTTGAACAATTCAAAAGGTTTTGGATCTTCAAAAACTTCAGGCTCCTTATCAG GCACTAGTTCTTCTGTGACTCATGGTTCTACTACTTCTACTCTTCCTCATAGCCCTTCAAAAGGTGATGGATATTCTAAAGCATCAAGCTCATCATTAg GTTCTGAAGGATCTAAGTCTTCTACAAGTGACTTTTCAG TTTCTGGTAATTCTAAGGCTTCAAGTGCTAAAAATGAAAGTGCTTCCACTGGTACCAATGCTTCAGCGACTAATGGTTCTACGACTTTTATTCCTACGAGCCCTTCCCCAG GTTCTGACGGACCTAAGTCTTCTACAAGTAACCCTTCAG GCGCTAGTACAACAGTGACAAATGGTCCTACAGCTTCTACTCCTTCTTCTAGCCCTTCCACAGGCGTTAATTCTTTCATAACTAATAGCCATAAGGGATCTGGTCATACAAGTTCAAGCAATTTTGCTCACTCTGGTTCGTTTACAGCTTCTGGTCACTCTTCCGCAAGTCATAGTTCTGGTTTTAAAGCTTTAGGCTCCTCATCAG gttCTGAAGGGTCTAAGACCGCTACAAGTGACTCCTCGG TTTCTGGTAATTCAAAGGCTTCAAGTACTAAAAATGAAAGTGCTTCCATGGGTTCCAATGCTTCAGCGACTAATGGTTCTACGACTTTTATTCCTACGAACCCTTCCACAG CTTTTGGTCGCTCTTCCGCAAGTCATGGTTCTAGTTTTAAAGCTTCAGGCTCCTCATTAG GTTCTGAAGGATCTAAGTCTTCTACGAATGACTCTTCAG TTTCTGGTAATTCCAAGGCTTCAAGTACTAAAAATGAAAGTGCTTCCATGGGTACCAATGCTTCAACGACTAATGGTTCTACGACTTTTATTCCTACGAGCCCTTCCACAG GTTCTGACGGATCTAAGTCTTCTACAAGTAACCCTTCAG GCACTAGTACTTCAATAACAAATGGTCCTACAGCTTTTACTCCTCCTTCGAGCCCTTCCACAGGCGTTAGTTATTTCAAAACTAATAGCCATAAGGGATTTGGTCATACAAGTTCAAGCAATGTCGCTCACTCTGGTTTGTTTACAGCTTCTGGTCACTCTTCCGCAAGTCATAGTTCTAGTTTTAAAACTCCAGGTTCTTCCACAAGTACTAGTTCATCTATGGCTAATGGACCTACCACTTCTGGTCATACTCCAAGCCCTTCTGAAAGTACTATTTCTTCTGCAAATTTAGGCTCTTCAGTTGGCATTGGTTCTTCAACTTCTAGTCACTCTACCACAAGCAATGAGTCCGGCTTTAAAACTTCAGGCTCTTCCACAAACACCGATTCTTCTGAAAATAATGGTCATATGAATTTTAGTTCTACTTCGAGTCCTTCCACAGGTACTAGTTCTTATCATACTAATAACCCTATAACTTCTCATCATACACATTTAGGCTTGTCCGCACACACCAATTCTTTTTTTACTTCTAGTGACACTTCAACAAGCAATGATGTTGGTTCTAAAAATTCAGGCTCTTCCTTGAACACTAGTTCTTCTACGCCTTTCGGTTCTTCTTCAAGCCTTTCTACAAATATAGGTTCTCCTGAGAGTAATAGTCATATGGCTTCTAATCATTCAAACTCGGGCTATTCTAAACAAACTGGTTCTTCTACAACTTCTGGCCACTCTTCCACTAGCAATAGTTTTGGTTCCAAAACTTCAAGCTCTTCCACAAACATTGGTTCTACTTCGACTGATGGCCATACAACTACCGGTTCTACTTTGAGTGCCTCTTCAGGTTCTAGTTCTCGTAAGACTAATAGTCACATGACTTCTAGTCATACAAAATCTAGTTCTTCCACACACACCGGTTCTTCCAATCACGCTGGTTCTTTGACAACATCTGGTTCCAAAACTTCAGGCTCTTCTACTAACACTGGTTCCGCTACGACTGATGGCAATACAACTACTGGTTCTATTTTGAGCCACTCTTCAGGTTCTAGTTCTCATAAGACTAATAGTCACATGAGTTTTGGTCATACAAAATCAGGCTCTTCTACACACACAGGTTCTTCCAAACACACTGGTTCTTTCACAACATCTGGTTCCAAAACTTCAAGCTCTTCCACAAGCCCTGGTTCTACTACGACTAATGGCCATGCAACTACTGGTCCTGCTATGATTGATGCCCATAAAACTACTAGTTCTATTTCAAGCCACTCTTCAGGTTCTAGTTCTCATAAGACTAATAGTCACGACACTTCTGCTCCTGCAAAATCTTGCTCTTGCACTTGCACACCTACCGACTCTTCCAATCACACTGGTTCTGCTACAACTGATGGCCATACAACTACTGGTTCTATTTCGAGCCACTCTTCAGGTTCTAGTTCTCATAAGACTAATAGTCACACGACATCTGCTCATACAAAATCTGGCTCTTCTACACACACAAGTTCCTCTAAACACACAGGTTCTTTCACAACCTCTGGTTCTAAAATTTCGGGCTCTTCCACAAACACTGGTGCTGCTACGATTGGTGGCCATACAACTACTGGTTCTATTTCGAGCCACTCTTTAGGTTCTACTTCTCATAACAGTAATAGTCACACGACTTCTACTCATACAAAATCTGGCTCTTCTACACACACAGGTTCTTCCAAACACACTGGTTCTTTCACAACCTCTGGTCACTCTTCCACAAGTAGTGATTTTGGTTCTAAAACATCAAGTTCCTCCAAAAGCACTAGTTCTTCTAAGAATAATGGTCATGTGACTTCAGGTTCTACTTCGAGCCCTTCCACATATTACGGTTCTCCTATGACTAGTAGTACTACATCTTCTGGTCATACAGATTCAGACTCTTCCACAAGCAATAATTTTGGTTCTAAAACTTCGGGCTCTTTTAGAGGCACCAATTCTTATGATGCTCCTGGTTCTACAAACTTGGGCATTTCTTCAAGTTCTGATATTTCCATGGGTTCTGGCTCTTCTAAGAGTTCTAGTCTTGAAAACCAGTTTAGTGGTACTTTTTCCAAAGTTTTTGCTTTTGGGGACTCATATACAGACACAGGAAATGCTCAATCATTAGGCATTTTGAAAGACTTCGCGAGTGCATTCTTATCAAGCTTTTTTCAAACAATAGATTCAAACCTCCATTTTGAGGGTAGATCAAGTAATGGCCGCTTGGTTATTGATTTCCTTTGTGATTCTCTCAACATATCCCTGTTGCCACCATTTGAAGTGGCTTCCAAAAACTCTAGTATCAATGAAGACTGTGGAGTGAACTTTGCAGTGGGAGGTTCGACATCTCTTTCAGGTGATTTTTTTACTAATCATAAAATCACCAATAACTTGTTGTGGCAAGGCACTCCATTAGGTTTCCAAACTCAAATAGAATGGTTCAACCAGTTCGTCACAAAAAAAGCCTGCAATGGGGAAACAATCGAACAATGCAAGGAACAAATGGGAAACAACCTCATTTGGCTTGGGCAAATGGGTGCAGATGACTTTGCTCGTGTTATAGGGTCTTCTATTTCCTTGCGTTGGCTTACAGATATAACTCTCGGTCAAATCTCCAAAATCCTCACG ACGGTGTTGGATAGTGGCGCAAGGTTCATCGTGGTTCAAGGACTACCGCCACTAGGGTGTTGGCCATTAGCAAAATTATTGACTCCCCACTTTGCCAAGGATGAAATGGGTTGTTCTGCAGTTATCAACAAAGCAATAATGGCTCACAATGACCTCTTACAGAAGACATTAGAAGAATTTCGTAGAAACTATCCCAATGCTACAATTGCATATGCTGATTATTTCAACGCATTCAAGACAGTCATGGGAAACCTCACTGAGTTTGGCTTTTCAGATGGGTCCGATGCATGTTGCGGCGTTGGAGGTGGACTTAACTTCAACTTGAACAATCTATGTGGCATGGATGGCACCAACACTTGTAGTAACCCGAATGCTTACATCCACTGGGATGGACTTCATCTTACAGAAGCAATGAACAAACAAATCGCTCGTCTCTTCCTCCTTGAAGGCTTCTGTCAACCATCTTTTGTTGATCTAATAAAAAGGCATCAAAGCTTACTTCAACCCTCTCTTCAGTAG